A single region of the Actinoplanes sp. SE50/110 genome encodes:
- a CDS encoding AAA family ATPase has translation MSYISPAEEAATVIAAVLRDLRSHRHRGVVVDSPPGAGKSTLVVRAAGELAATGEPLMIVAQTNEQVDDLIERLGARSPDITVGRLSAVDYERSDRVKEHPHCRVAAKVADLAGPAVTIGTAAKWATVAEGSWPWAIVDEAYQMRSDALLRVAPRFERALFVGDPGQLDPFSTVEVERWTGLSWDPMQSAVAVLLRHNPELPVHRLPVSWRLPASAAPVVAEAFYPFTGFRSGTGPGDRTLHFEAPGETPLDQVLDTAAKSGWGLHELPARFTLRTDAEAAAACAQLAARALARGGVTESEAGSGPLTPGRIAIGAAHRDQAAAIRALLPPEAAGITVDTANRLQGREYDLTVVLHPLSGRRDATAFHLESGRLCVLTSRHRHACVVVARAGIPELLDAHPSTEPVHLNVPVKFPDGWEANQSMLAHLYRR, from the coding sequence GTGAGTTACATCAGCCCGGCCGAGGAGGCCGCCACCGTGATCGCCGCGGTGCTCCGGGATCTGCGGTCCCACCGGCACCGGGGCGTCGTCGTCGACTCGCCGCCCGGCGCCGGCAAGTCGACTCTGGTGGTGCGCGCGGCCGGGGAGCTGGCCGCCACCGGCGAGCCCCTGATGATCGTCGCGCAGACCAACGAGCAGGTCGACGACCTGATCGAGCGGCTGGGTGCGCGCTCCCCCGACATCACCGTCGGCCGCCTCTCCGCGGTCGACTACGAGCGCTCCGACCGGGTCAAGGAGCATCCGCACTGCCGTGTCGCGGCCAAGGTGGCCGACCTGGCCGGTCCTGCGGTCACCATCGGCACGGCGGCCAAGTGGGCCACCGTCGCCGAGGGCAGCTGGCCGTGGGCGATCGTCGACGAGGCCTATCAGATGCGGTCCGACGCGCTGCTCCGGGTCGCGCCCCGGTTCGAGCGGGCGCTGTTCGTGGGCGACCCCGGCCAGCTCGACCCGTTCTCCACTGTCGAGGTCGAGCGCTGGACCGGGCTGTCCTGGGATCCGATGCAGAGCGCCGTCGCGGTGCTGCTGCGACACAACCCCGAGTTGCCGGTGCACCGACTGCCGGTCTCCTGGCGGCTGCCGGCGTCCGCCGCGCCGGTGGTGGCCGAGGCGTTCTATCCGTTCACCGGTTTCCGCTCCGGCACCGGCCCGGGCGACCGCACCCTGCATTTCGAGGCGCCCGGCGAGACTCCGCTGGACCAGGTGCTGGACACCGCGGCGAAAAGCGGCTGGGGCCTGCACGAGCTGCCCGCCCGGTTCACCCTGCGCACCGACGCGGAGGCGGCGGCGGCCTGCGCCCAGCTCGCCGCCCGGGCGCTCGCCCGTGGCGGCGTCACCGAGTCCGAGGCCGGGTCGGGTCCGCTCACCCCGGGTCGGATCGCGATCGGCGCCGCGCACCGCGACCAGGCCGCGGCGATCCGCGCACTGCTGCCCCCGGAGGCGGCCGGCATCACCGTCGACACGGCGAACCGGCTCCAGGGCCGGGAGTACGACCTCACCGTGGTCCTGCATCCACTGTCCGGCCGGCGGGACGCCACCGCCTTCCACCTGGAATCCGGGCGGCTCTGCGTGCTGACCTCCCGACATCGGCACGCCTGCGTGGTGGTGGCCCGGGCCGGCATCCCGGAGCTGCTCGACGCGCACCCGTCCACCGAGCCGGTGCACCTGAACGTTCCGGTCAAGTTCCCCGATGGATGGGAGGCGAATCAATCGATGCTGGCGCATTTGTACCGTCGGTAA
- a CDS encoding beta family protein, whose translation MTPNGAYRPILRPRRGEFTALAHLSADEAARITPIVELDPEVSIIPLLRELRPRTGELALDFGHVPEPTATAEQPLALAERLFRLGVATVPVLRPYESGRRLVSHGLAARMHRRRAVLRIQPHVDAGNPARADAIADRVLAITALDPNEVDLLIDLAETPCLAHADEVEERARRVLRWARLMPWRSVSVGSGAMPPNLDDLPTDRPVAVGRLDARVWERLGDPGVGYADYGVTSPVRRLGVQHHRQLPTLRYTTESDWWIYRWARRGGRSDDRCHDLCRTLVTSPQWPSAGARFSWGDAEIARRARTARGAGSSASWIAWSTSHHISHVLRTLPTG comes from the coding sequence ATGACGCCCAACGGGGCTTATCGACCGATTCTCCGGCCACGTCGCGGCGAGTTCACGGCGCTGGCACACCTGTCCGCGGACGAGGCTGCCCGGATCACGCCGATCGTCGAGTTGGATCCCGAAGTCAGCATCATCCCGCTGCTCCGGGAACTACGACCACGGACCGGGGAACTGGCGCTCGACTTCGGGCACGTGCCGGAGCCGACGGCGACCGCGGAGCAGCCACTCGCCCTGGCGGAGCGACTGTTCCGGCTCGGGGTGGCCACGGTGCCGGTGCTGCGGCCGTACGAAAGCGGTCGTCGCCTGGTGTCGCACGGCCTGGCCGCGCGGATGCACCGGCGGCGCGCGGTCCTGCGGATCCAACCGCACGTCGACGCGGGGAATCCGGCCCGGGCCGACGCGATCGCCGACCGGGTGCTGGCCATCACCGCACTCGACCCGAACGAGGTCGACCTGCTGATCGACCTGGCCGAGACGCCCTGCCTGGCGCACGCCGACGAGGTCGAGGAACGGGCCCGCCGGGTGCTGCGCTGGGCCCGGTTGATGCCGTGGCGGTCGGTTAGCGTGGGTTCCGGTGCGATGCCGCCCAACCTGGACGACCTGCCCACCGACCGGCCGGTGGCGGTCGGTCGACTGGACGCCCGGGTATGGGAACGGCTCGGCGACCCCGGGGTGGGCTACGCGGACTACGGGGTCACCTCACCGGTGCGCCGGCTCGGCGTGCAGCATCACCGGCAGTTGCCGACGTTGCGGTACACCACCGAGTCGGACTGGTGGATCTACCGGTGGGCACGGCGCGGCGGCCGCAGCGACGACCGCTGCCACGACCTGTGCCGCACCCTGGTCACCTCACCGCAGTGGCCATCCGCGGGCGCCCGATTTTCGTGGGGCGACGCCGAGATCGCCCGCCGCGCCCGCACCGCGCGCGGGGCGGGCAGCTCGGCGAGCTGGATCGCCTGGAGCACGTCCCACCACATCTCCCACGTCCTACGCACCCTCCCCACGGGCTGA
- a CDS encoding bifunctional DNA primase/polymerase, with protein MSLTAALAYARHGIPVLPVHSPERDGVCSCGKGARCDSPGKHPRLRHGLNEASTDPRQIELWWAHWPRANVGLRTGVVMDVADIDSAEGWHGLRHLLDGDIPAGPQVRTGSGGRHLWFHPTGYGNRVRLLPGLDWRGVGGYVLAPPSRHVAGTGYTWIRRPGHGLPISPAALRAMIAGPPPAPLRPVAHPDRYAEAALDAEADRVARATVGCRNDTLNRAAFALGRFVGAGLLDAGSVRRELEHAARRAGLGEAEIRGTIRSGLTAGRRQPFAHTPDHAA; from the coding sequence ATGTCGCTTACGGCTGCGCTGGCCTATGCCCGGCACGGGATACCTGTCCTGCCGGTGCATTCGCCTGAGCGGGATGGTGTCTGTTCCTGCGGGAAGGGGGCCCGATGCGACAGTCCCGGGAAGCATCCGCGGTTGCGGCATGGGCTGAACGAGGCGAGTACCGACCCGCGCCAGATCGAGCTCTGGTGGGCGCACTGGCCGCGGGCCAATGTGGGGTTGCGGACCGGCGTGGTGATGGACGTGGCCGACATCGACTCGGCGGAGGGCTGGCACGGGCTGCGCCACCTGCTCGACGGCGACATCCCGGCCGGGCCGCAGGTGCGCACCGGGTCGGGCGGCCGGCATCTGTGGTTCCACCCGACCGGGTACGGCAACCGGGTTCGGCTGCTGCCCGGCCTCGACTGGCGTGGCGTGGGTGGATACGTGCTGGCCCCGCCGTCGCGGCATGTCGCCGGTACCGGATACACCTGGATTCGGCGGCCGGGTCACGGGCTGCCGATCAGCCCGGCCGCGCTGCGCGCCATGATCGCCGGGCCGCCCCCGGCACCGCTGCGGCCGGTCGCGCATCCGGACCGGTATGCGGAGGCCGCGCTGGACGCCGAAGCCGACCGGGTGGCCCGGGCCACCGTGGGCTGCCGCAACGACACGCTGAACCGCGCCGCCTTCGCCCTGGGCCGCTTCGTCGGCGCCGGCCTTCTCGACGCCGGATCGGTCCGGCGCGAGCTGGAGCATGCCGCACGCCGGGCCGGCCTGGGTGAGGCCGAAATCCGCGGCACCATCCGCTCCGGTCTCACCGCCGGCCGGCGACAACCGTTCGCCCACACCCCGGACCACGCCGCCTGA